In the genome of bacterium, one region contains:
- the plsY gene encoding glycerol-3-phosphate 1-O-acyltransferase PlsY, with protein MFDYPLIFLTSYLLGSIPTGFIVTRLVAGIDIRQVGSGNIGATNVHRVLGWTWYLVVLLVDMTKGMAAVWLAHQVGEGDIIIKMLAGATAVAGHNWTIFLKFKGGRGVATSAGVFIGLAPYPMLLIIPLFIIIVALTKYVSLGSVMGALVLPLLLWLFKAEPPLLIFGGAVSVIIVVKHIPNIKRLLAGQENKFGSRVELKQ; from the coding sequence ATGTTTGACTATCCTCTTATTTTCCTGACAAGTTACCTGTTAGGCTCCATACCGACAGGTTTTATCGTGACCAGGCTGGTGGCCGGAATTGATATTCGGCAGGTAGGCAGCGGCAATATTGGAGCCACAAATGTTCATCGGGTGTTAGGATGGACGTGGTATCTGGTGGTCTTGTTAGTCGATATGACCAAAGGGATGGCGGCTGTTTGGTTGGCGCACCAAGTAGGCGAAGGGGATATTATCATCAAAATGCTGGCCGGAGCTACGGCGGTCGCCGGCCATAACTGGACGATCTTTTTGAAATTCAAGGGCGGAAGGGGAGTAGCTACCAGCGCGGGTGTCTTTATCGGTCTGGCCCCCTACCCCATGCTTCTCATCATCCCCCTTTTTATTATTATCGTGGCCCTGACCAAATACGTTTCTTTAGGCTCTGTGATGGGCGCCCTGGTTTTACCTCTTCTCCTGTGGCTCTTTAAGGCAGAGCCGCCTTTGCTTATCTTTGGAGGAGCTGTCTCTGTTATTATCGTGGTAAAGCATATACCCAATATCAAACGGTTGTTAGCTGGTCAGGAAAATAAGTTCGGAAGCAGAGTCGAACTTAAGCAATGA
- a CDS encoding dolichyl-phosphate beta-glucosyltransferase: MKNNYLSVVIPAFNEKKRIIPTLKKIRQYLETQDVLYEIIVVDDGSTDGMAAAIKKEPIGRQVRLLKNDTNRGKGYSVRKGILAARGEFILFSDADLSTPIEEVEKLLQRLANGFDIAIGSRALAASKLVIRQSWCRETAGRTFNFLVQTLAFPGIKDTQCGFKLFTRRAARMIFNRQKFDGFGFDVEILYLGKKLDFKIAEVPVRWLNSPGSKVNILRDSTKMFLDLFRLRVNDLLGQYDHPFEPVPVGQESAVHI; encoded by the coding sequence ATGAAAAATAACTATCTTTCGGTGGTCATTCCGGCCTTTAATGAAAAAAAGCGGATAATCCCTACCTTGAAGAAAATAAGGCAATATTTAGAGACTCAAGATGTTCTCTATGAAATCATCGTAGTGGATGATGGAAGCACTGATGGCATGGCGGCCGCTATAAAAAAAGAACCGATAGGCAGGCAGGTGCGATTACTCAAAAATGATACCAACCGGGGTAAGGGATATTCGGTTAGAAAAGGAATACTGGCGGCCAGAGGAGAATTTATCCTCTTTTCTGATGCCGACTTATCGACCCCGATTGAGGAAGTGGAAAAACTCCTCCAACGTTTAGCCAATGGGTTTGACATTGCGATTGGTTCCAGGGCCTTAGCCGCCTCAAAACTGGTAATTCGCCAGAGTTGGTGCCGTGAGACAGCCGGCCGAACTTTTAATTTCTTAGTTCAGACCCTGGCCTTCCCCGGGATCAAGGATACCCAATGCGGGTTCAAACTCTTTACTCGCCGGGCAGCCAGGATGATCTTTAACCGGCAAAAATTTGATGGTTTTGGGTTTGATGTTGAGATACTATATCTGGGCAAGAAACTCGACTTTAAGATAGCTGAGGTTCCGGTTAGGTGGCTTAACTCACCGGGAAGTAAGGTTAATATCCTAAGGGATTCAACCAAGATGTTCCTTGACCTTTTCAGACTAAGGGTAAATGATCTGCTGGGCCAATACGATCATCCCTTCGAACCAGTGCCTGTGGGTCAAGAGAGTGCCGTCCATATATGA